The following coding sequences lie in one Pseudomonas syringae CC1557 genomic window:
- a CDS encoding GspH/FimT family pseudopilin, giving the protein MKHAGFTLVELLIVVALIAILANIATPSFKELIESNRGLATAQELASGIRSARVAAITRNQIVTIYAIEQDWSNGWRIILDTDGKGPDENDTLLVERANGGETRVAGSPKRARQLSFNGLGGLRGRTNDTLHVCVRDQPVSRYRVIVAATGRVRIEDTKRETALCG; this is encoded by the coding sequence ATGAAGCATGCAGGATTCACACTGGTCGAATTACTCATCGTGGTTGCACTGATCGCCATTCTCGCCAACATCGCAACACCTTCTTTCAAGGAACTGATCGAATCAAATCGTGGACTCGCAACGGCTCAGGAGCTGGCCAGCGGCATCCGCTCGGCAAGAGTCGCCGCGATCACGCGCAATCAGATCGTGACGATTTACGCCATCGAGCAAGACTGGAGCAATGGCTGGCGGATCATACTCGACACAGATGGCAAAGGGCCTGACGAAAACGATACGTTACTGGTGGAACGCGCCAATGGCGGTGAGACACGGGTTGCTGGCAGCCCAAAGCGAGCCAGACAGCTGAGCTTCAATGGCCTTGGAGGGTTGCGGGGCAGGACTAACGATACGCTGCATGTTTGCGTCAGGGACCAGCCGGTCAGCCGCTATCGCGTGATAGTGGCTGCCACCGGCCGGGTCAGGATCGAAGACACAAAAAGGGAAACAGCCTTGTGCGGCTGA
- a CDS encoding GspH/FimT family pseudopilin, producing MRHIAKGFSLIELLVTVSLVGILAAIAIPNFTSSIQSNKADTELSDLQRALNYARLEAINRGVTVRIAPTSGTAWTGELQVYLASDTKTPPTALRTIAAMSGGGTLVSNPNVAAFDFNNLGGLIAPASAVTMTYTRGSTTKNMSICLTGRIVLGGSC from the coding sequence ATGCGTCATATAGCCAAGGGATTCAGCCTCATCGAATTGTTAGTCACTGTGTCCCTGGTGGGCATCCTGGCGGCTATCGCGATCCCGAATTTCACCAGCTCCATCCAGAGCAACAAAGCCGACACAGAACTCAGCGATTTGCAGCGAGCGCTCAACTATGCGCGACTTGAGGCGATAAACAGGGGAGTGACAGTGCGAATTGCACCGACCAGCGGGACCGCCTGGACCGGCGAATTGCAGGTGTATCTGGCTTCCGACACCAAGACGCCGCCTACTGCGCTTCGTACCATTGCCGCTATGAGCGGCGGGGGGACGCTGGTATCGAACCCTAACGTAGCGGCATTTGACTTCAATAATCTGGGCGGGCTTATAGCCCCGGCTTCGGCGGTAACCATGACCTACACCCGAGGCAGCACGACTAAAAACATGAGTATTTGCCTGACTGGGCGGATTGTCCTCGGTGGAAGCTGCTGA
- the pilV gene encoding type IV pilus modification protein PilV, translating to MLYNTRHRQTGMTLIEVLVSVLILAIGLLGAAAIQLNALKYTDSSTMSSQASFIAYDMMDRIRANVDGNASANGSNSNVLATYGLASLDLAPVANLNKARDQDLSDFRANIINFASTSGTGSIVVSDSTLVTITVGWSDTRAAGASNQATGSATVTPPPQSFKLVSRIGVSP from the coding sequence ATGCTTTACAACACCCGACATCGCCAGACCGGCATGACCTTGATCGAGGTACTGGTTTCGGTACTGATCCTGGCTATCGGGCTGTTGGGGGCTGCGGCTATTCAGCTTAATGCGCTCAAATACACCGACAGCTCGACCATGAGCAGCCAGGCCAGCTTCATTGCCTACGACATGATGGACCGTATTCGCGCCAACGTTGATGGTAATGCGAGTGCCAATGGGTCGAACAGCAATGTGTTGGCGACTTATGGTTTGGCAAGTCTGGATTTGGCCCCTGTTGCCAACCTGAACAAGGCCAGAGATCAGGATCTGTCTGATTTCAGAGCCAATATCATTAATTTTGCAAGCACGAGCGGCACGGGCAGCATTGTGGTCAGTGACTCTACGTTGGTGACTATTACCGTTGGCTGGAGCGACACACGTGCCGCCGGTGCGAGCAATCAGGCAACAGGCAGTGCGACTGTTACGCCGCCACCTCAAAGCTTCAAGCTAGTCTCGCGCATCGGGGTCTCCCCATGA
- a CDS encoding PilW family protein codes for MRKASRGFGLVEIMVALVLGLVVSLGIIQIFTASRGTFQSQNAAARMQEDARFILSKLVQEIRMTGMYGCLSFSGYIPVSPAITYPIAMDNPILWDNANNKLTLITADIGTTGGSPTWTIISDCQSTLQLYAGARAPTAGQTAFPLRQLVYTLSGTDLTIQATTGGKPEPLLQNVVGLDFLFGMVGNPMTYTRTITEANAGDIRSVRILLTLKDPDGRVNTQQYSVVAYLRNRF; via the coding sequence ATGAGAAAAGCTTCCAGAGGCTTCGGACTGGTCGAAATCATGGTGGCACTGGTGCTCGGGCTGGTAGTGAGCCTGGGCATCATCCAGATATTCACCGCTTCCAGAGGCACGTTTCAGAGCCAGAACGCTGCCGCGCGCATGCAGGAAGATGCCCGTTTCATCTTGAGCAAACTGGTACAGGAAATCAGGATGACCGGTATGTATGGCTGCCTTAGCTTCAGTGGTTACATACCTGTTTCGCCAGCTATAACCTATCCCATAGCGATGGATAACCCGATCCTGTGGGATAACGCGAACAATAAACTGACGCTGATAACTGCTGATATTGGCACTACAGGAGGCTCGCCCACCTGGACGATCATTTCGGATTGCCAATCAACGCTCCAGCTATATGCCGGTGCGCGTGCTCCAACTGCCGGGCAAACCGCGTTTCCCTTGCGGCAACTGGTTTACACACTGAGCGGCACAGACCTGACTATCCAGGCCACCACGGGTGGTAAGCCAGAGCCGCTGCTACAGAACGTGGTCGGACTGGATTTTCTCTTCGGCATGGTGGGCAATCCGATGACTTACACCCGGACCATTACCGAAGCCAATGCCGGCGATATACGCAGCGTCCGCATCCTCTTGACGCTGAAGGACCCGGATGGACGCGTCAATACTCAGCAGTACAGCGTCGTCGCCTATTTGCGTAACCGCTTTTGA
- a CDS encoding pilus assembly PilX family protein produces MNKIVRLNVPHAFAARQRGMVLLVSLVFLLLLTLLGISSMQNATLQEKMAGSVMVRNQSFQMAEAALRLGESEIKKAGFSMAVCSQANCAPPTDFNTVQGKGAGSAGVTWFEAAGGGVYAIQNLGTTMTPVKCKTSSAATLYRVTAVAPVSSQTAPRTVLESIYANC; encoded by the coding sequence ATGAACAAGATCGTGCGCCTTAATGTGCCCCATGCCTTCGCTGCCCGACAGCGCGGCATGGTGTTGCTGGTCAGTCTGGTATTCCTGCTGCTGCTGACGCTGCTGGGTATTTCATCGATGCAGAACGCCACGTTGCAGGAGAAGATGGCGGGCAGCGTAATGGTCCGTAACCAATCCTTTCAAATGGCTGAAGCGGCGTTGCGCCTTGGGGAGTCGGAGATTAAAAAGGCGGGTTTCTCAATGGCTGTGTGCTCTCAAGCCAATTGTGCGCCACCTACCGACTTCAATACGGTGCAAGGCAAAGGTGCAGGTAGCGCCGGTGTGACGTGGTTTGAAGCGGCGGGCGGCGGGGTGTATGCCATTCAGAATCTGGGCACTACGATGACGCCGGTAAAGTGTAAAACTTCAAGTGCCGCGACGCTTTATCGGGTAACTGCTGTTGCTCCCGTTTCCAGTCAGACCGCCCCGCGCACGGTGCTGGAGAGCATTTATGCCAACTGTTAA
- a CDS encoding pilus assembly protein: MPTVKVLRGALRYIYGALFALYMTTPVYAFTPAQVPLLSASAVAPNLMLLVDNSGSMYNIIWAAGFDPTIKRSDITYYSTQCISGFITVVCPFASTISGDDTLSLGDINGISIFDLSLLCPSGGRPVFRGNIRYCLALPDPAGGGLTRYTANYLSYLIDLVQPNFGVRNYLTGVIPNDYRMNVAKTVATNLVTNNTSLRIGLATFNDPNNFDLGPGGKIARVVTDLSPVAGTTNGVTQAQANDNITALKQAIADLNPTANTPLAETYYEITRYFRGMSPYYQNGSNYVSPIQYRCQKNYGVVVTDGLPTYDRTFPTNDPDDVLNTTRSLPNWDLNAANDGDNLSGDGEGDTLYLDDLAKFAYDIDLRRDAVNPGGDLTGKSWDNAGFTKQNLSTYTIGFTASNQMLIDAADDNHGHGKYFQTNDSAGLNAALNLALSDIYAKAGSGGGASSNSSSLASGTLFFQTLYDPTDWHGTVNAFKLDASTGATGALAWSSDTTILASSTPPPTYESWNTLSSAVIALNFTALSPAQQTAFTATLPNGVNGSQMIAWAKGTANAALRTRTRVLGDLINTNLLVTSPSEKTSTDYGTGTSYSDYLTIKANNMSSSLLVNANDGFFNVITPGTGKRTYGYMPSTALNSLATIAASNYGAGVHKFTADGQIAVFDTQNGSGATWRTVAASGLGAGGKAFFAIRLFEGTTNNVGALWEVKAPDTSNTNNKFNNLGYTYSRPEAARMNDGTGIVVVGNGYGSFTGRASLFVLNASTGALIAEIPTPAIGSETDNGLSSVKLRVNSQNVVQAAYAGDLKGRMWKFDLSSNAASGWKVAFSGSPLFTAPRGAGQPITVQPYILDHPLNGKLIYFGTGKFLETADKQTTALQDFYAIWDADGGVGGIVEGNLQAQQIVSSTTGSGATYFTSRSNKVDWTSQKGWYLPLSTGAPYVGERIIFPAQTIRGRIAFTTAAVNSTDPCESTGTGRLLELEPITGSMLTYRFLDTNGDGDITTSDILVSGIGFGAGIPNLASVVSSSSNAVTYVTDSKGNIFGFIEPLSATVFQRIMWRQIQ, encoded by the coding sequence ATGCCAACTGTTAAGGTGCTGCGTGGTGCATTGAGGTACATTTACGGCGCATTGTTTGCGTTGTACATGACGACGCCGGTTTACGCGTTTACCCCCGCGCAGGTGCCATTGCTCAGTGCATCGGCGGTGGCGCCGAATCTGATGCTGCTCGTGGATAACTCCGGGAGTATGTACAACATCATCTGGGCGGCAGGGTTCGATCCGACGATTAAGCGGTCGGACATCACTTATTACTCCACTCAATGTATAAGTGGTTTCATCACCGTTGTCTGTCCTTTTGCGAGCACGATCTCGGGAGACGATACGTTGTCGTTGGGAGATATCAACGGCATCAGTATTTTCGATCTGTCGCTGCTTTGCCCGTCGGGAGGGCGTCCCGTTTTTCGCGGTAATATTCGATACTGCCTCGCCCTTCCTGATCCTGCCGGAGGCGGGCTAACGCGTTATACCGCCAATTACCTGTCCTATCTGATCGATCTGGTCCAGCCTAACTTCGGAGTTCGCAACTACCTTACTGGTGTCATCCCCAACGATTACCGGATGAACGTTGCCAAAACCGTAGCAACCAATCTGGTGACCAACAATACGTCGCTAAGAATCGGGCTTGCCACGTTCAACGATCCGAATAATTTCGACCTCGGACCAGGTGGCAAGATTGCAAGAGTCGTCACCGATCTATCCCCGGTGGCAGGCACCACCAATGGCGTCACTCAGGCCCAGGCTAATGACAATATTACGGCCCTCAAGCAGGCCATTGCCGACCTGAACCCGACAGCCAACACCCCGCTGGCTGAGACCTATTATGAGATCACGCGGTATTTTCGCGGCATGTCACCGTACTATCAGAACGGTTCGAACTATGTGAGTCCGATTCAATACCGTTGCCAGAAAAACTACGGTGTCGTGGTTACCGATGGCTTGCCAACCTACGATCGAACCTTCCCGACCAACGACCCAGACGATGTTCTGAATACCACTCGTTCGCTACCCAACTGGGATCTTAATGCGGCCAACGATGGAGACAATCTGTCGGGTGATGGTGAGGGTGACACGCTGTATCTGGACGATCTGGCCAAATTCGCTTACGACATTGACCTGCGACGCGACGCTGTGAATCCAGGCGGTGACCTGACTGGTAAAAGTTGGGATAACGCAGGTTTCACCAAGCAAAACCTGAGTACCTACACCATCGGTTTCACAGCATCGAACCAGATGCTGATTGATGCTGCAGACGACAACCATGGGCATGGAAAGTATTTTCAGACCAACGATAGTGCTGGTTTGAACGCTGCATTGAACCTTGCGTTGAGTGATATTTACGCGAAGGCGGGTTCTGGCGGAGGTGCGTCATCGAACTCCTCGTCCTTGGCGTCGGGCACGCTTTTCTTCCAGACGCTGTATGACCCGACTGACTGGCACGGCACGGTAAATGCCTTCAAGCTGGATGCCAGCACCGGGGCTACAGGTGCTCTCGCCTGGTCTTCCGACACAACGATATTAGCGAGCTCTACCCCTCCGCCGACCTACGAAAGCTGGAATACGTTATCGTCTGCGGTCATTGCGCTGAATTTCACTGCCCTGTCTCCTGCCCAGCAAACTGCATTTACTGCTACGTTGCCTAATGGCGTGAACGGTTCGCAAATGATCGCCTGGGCCAAAGGCACTGCAAATGCGGCGTTGCGAACTCGCACGCGAGTGCTGGGCGATTTGATCAATACCAATCTGCTGGTTACGAGCCCTTCGGAGAAGACGTCCACAGATTACGGCACCGGCACGTCCTACTCTGATTATCTGACCATCAAGGCCAACAACATGAGCTCAAGCCTGCTGGTCAATGCCAACGACGGTTTCTTTAACGTGATTACTCCCGGCACAGGCAAGCGCACTTACGGCTATATGCCATCGACGGCGCTGAACTCGCTGGCCACTATCGCAGCAAGCAACTATGGGGCAGGGGTGCATAAATTTACAGCAGACGGGCAGATAGCTGTATTTGATACCCAGAATGGCAGCGGTGCTACGTGGCGCACAGTCGCTGCAAGCGGACTGGGCGCCGGCGGCAAGGCGTTCTTTGCTATCAGGCTGTTTGAGGGCACAACCAATAACGTAGGTGCTCTTTGGGAAGTCAAAGCGCCTGACACCTCTAACACCAACAACAAATTCAATAATCTGGGGTACACCTACTCCAGGCCTGAGGCCGCCCGAATGAATGACGGCACCGGGATAGTCGTGGTCGGCAATGGTTACGGCAGCTTTACCGGCCGAGCCTCTCTTTTCGTGCTGAATGCGTCGACGGGAGCGCTGATCGCTGAAATCCCTACTCCGGCCATTGGCAGCGAAACGGATAACGGGCTGTCATCGGTAAAGCTGCGCGTGAACTCGCAGAACGTGGTTCAGGCGGCTTACGCAGGCGACCTGAAAGGGCGCATGTGGAAGTTTGATTTGAGCTCTAATGCTGCCAGCGGCTGGAAGGTTGCATTCAGTGGATCGCCTTTGTTTACTGCGCCACGAGGCGCGGGCCAGCCGATTACCGTACAGCCCTATATTCTGGACCACCCTCTTAACGGAAAGCTTATCTATTTCGGGACCGGCAAGTTTCTTGAAACGGCCGACAAGCAGACAACTGCGCTACAGGATTTCTATGCCATATGGGATGCAGACGGAGGAGTTGGAGGTATCGTAGAGGGTAACCTGCAGGCCCAGCAGATCGTTTCGAGTACGACCGGATCTGGAGCAACCTATTTTACCTCCAGGTCGAATAAAGTGGATTGGACGAGCCAGAAAGGCTGGTATTTGCCGCTCTCTACAGGCGCGCCATATGTGGGTGAACGAATTATCTTCCCGGCACAAACCATCAGGGGGCGAATTGCGTTCACTACAGCGGCGGTAAACTCAACTGATCCCTGCGAAAGTACGGGGACAGGTCGACTGTTAGAGCTGGAACCGATAACCGGCAGTATGCTCACTTATCGCTTCCTTGATACCAATGGGGACGGTGACATCACCACCAGCGATATATTGGTGTCTGGCATCGGTTTTGGCGCGGGTATTCCAAATCTGGCTTCGGTGGTTTCTTCGTCCTCCAATGCAGTGACCTATGTAACGGACAGCAAAGGAAATATCTTCGGTTTTATAGAGCCCTTATCTGCGACGGTCTTTCAACGCATCATGTGGCGACAAATCCAATAG
- a CDS encoding type IV pilin protein has translation MRATSRGFTLIELMIVVAIVGILAAIAYPSYTEYVKRTQRSAIASLLSEQTQALERYYSRISPASYAGATVVAANTYYKITPVLNATDFTLTADPIPGSMMAGDKCGSFVITNTGARTNPGATAGVTPKDCWGR, from the coding sequence ATGCGCGCGACATCCAGGGGCTTTACGTTGATCGAACTCATGATCGTCGTGGCGATTGTCGGTATTCTGGCCGCCATCGCTTATCCCAGTTACACCGAGTACGTAAAACGCACTCAGCGTTCGGCTATCGCCAGTCTGCTGTCGGAGCAAACGCAGGCGCTGGAGCGCTATTATTCTAGAATCAGTCCGGCTAGCTACGCCGGGGCGACGGTGGTGGCTGCCAATACGTACTACAAAATTACGCCGGTCCTAAACGCCACCGATTTCACCCTGACAGCCGACCCCATCCCGGGCTCGATGATGGCTGGCGACAAGTGCGGCAGCTTCGTGATCACCAACACCGGAGCGCGCACCAATCCAGGCGCCACAGCCGGCGTGACCCCGAAAGACTGTTGGGGCCGCTGA